The following are encoded in a window of Syngnathoides biaculeatus isolate LvHL_M chromosome 3, ASM1980259v1, whole genome shotgun sequence genomic DNA:
- the LOC133498218 gene encoding leucine-rich repeat-containing protein 49 isoform X4 encodes MVTFHDSLKETCLNFMAKCPHHPESPAPYQKLLQYGAPCSFPTVHLGTIEARNKSHTLSHSAGTRYFRIASQSKSAGCSGAYRFNATSGFPIIHFHWDNATSSLQRIDLDRRCLDECPQLGVMDDLQVLNLQHNLITSISQLSLLRRLVVLNLYDNHIADMSGIEALNSLRILNLANNRIHKISRLDNLSQLNILDLHHNQICKMENLSHLTELQVLNLAGNNITRVENLQGLDCLVELNLRHNCISVVAEVDRLPCLRRLFLSCNNISSLHQLGCSGESLTLSELTLDGNPVALETWYKPAVLRCVLHLQQLDMKRITDEDRRMAGVQARKEEEKKKESHKQTIHKEKRRLAIRNAAHQWEGVVAACMELLPPSATTNGAKEEVSPDNSPAHCPTQTNGLAQEPSPDEPRRVSPGFGPERVTSGPDSRLRTNSRPNSPRDPKLTEAGSVTSLSLSESHLAELDGDTLRLFGLGALDALERGWGAQTAGAVTVMAFRYIHFDAIVPMLPRIRVKFPNLVHFIFLEANISRLPQLAALAQVRRLDQLTVHPQGNPVVGLALWRSFVIYRLHHFNLQRINGQEVTMNDVIAAERVFGTLGHVAATETPRCRLLVLLEESRKRQLQFLLEGRGRRAGLSPEELRDNGKLVGEGLSRALFNYPSRDGSTDSPEEGTTEASQRAATVDLYLQDLVRRASETNVKGEVLHRLWPAMFSEMVRDCVLEMSDRAAFRQASLAKLSK; translated from the exons ATG gTCACCTTCCATGATTCTTTAAAGGAGACATGTCTGAATTTTATGGCAAAATGTCCTCATCACCCAG AGTCCCCAGCTCCCTATCAAAAACTGTTGCAATATGGCGCCCCCTGCAGTTTCCCCACAGTTCATTTGGGGACAATTGAGGCTCGGAACAAATCTCACACCTTATCCCACAGTGCTGGGACCAGATACTTCCGCATTGCATCACAGTCCAAGTCAGCAG GTTGCTCTGGAGCATATCGTTTCAATGCCACCTCTGGTTTCCCCATTATTCACTTCCATTGGGACAATGCAACATCCTCTCTTCAACGAATTGACTTGGACAG GCGCTGTCTAGATGAGTGCCCACAGTTGGGCGTCATGGACGACCTTCAAGTGCTCAACCTGCAGCACAATCTGATCACCAGCATCAGCCAGCTGTCACTTCTGAGGCGGCTCGTCGTCCTCAATTTGTACGACAACCACATTGCTGACATGAGCGGTATCGAAGCCCTCAACTCCCTCAGGATCCTCAATTTGGCCAATAACAG GATCCATAAAATATCTCGCTTGGAcaacctatcccagctcaaCATTCTGGATTTGCATCACAATCAG ATCTGCAAGATGGAGAACTTGAGCCATCTGACAGAGCTACAAGTGTTGAATCTGGCTGGGAACAACATCACCCGAGTGGAGAACCTCCAAGGCCTGGACTGTTTGGTGGAGCTCAATCTACGACACAACTGCATATCTGTTGTG GCCGAGGTGGACCGCCTGCCCTGCTTACGGCGCCTCTTTCTCAGCTGCAATAACATCAGCAG TCTTCACCAGCTAGGCTGCTCCGGGGAGTCGCTCACCCTTTCCGAGCTCACCCTGGATGGGAACCCTGTAGCCCTGGAGACATGGTACAAGCCGGCTGTCCTGCGTTGTGTGCTTCACCTCCAACAGCTGGACATGAAGCGCATCACG GACGAAGATCGGCGCATGGCTGGTGTACAGGCCcggaaagaagaggaaaagaagaaggagagtcACAAGCAGACCATTCATAAG GAGAAGCGGCGTCTTGCCATCCGTAATGCGGCACATCAGTGGGAGGGCGTTGTCGCCGCCTGCATGGAGCTGCTGCCTCCGTCAGCAACAACAAACGGTGCCAAAGAAGAAGTCAGCCCGGACAACAGCCCCGCTCACTGCCCCACGCAAACCAATGGCCTGGCTCAGGAGCCTTCGCCGGACGAGCCACG ACGGGTCAGTCCAGGATTTGGACCAGAACGGGTGACAAGTGGGCCCGATAGCCGTTTGCGCACCAACAGCCGTCCAAACAGCCCTCGAGATCCAAA GCTCACGGAGGCAGGGAGCGTGACGAGCTTGTCGCTGTCTGAGAGTCATCTGGCCGAACTGGACGGCGACACCCTGCGCTTGTTCGGCCTCGGAGCCCTGGACGCGCTGGAGAGGGGTTGGGGGGCGCAGACAGCTGGCGCTGTCACCGTCATGGCCTTCCGCTACATCCACTTTGACGCCATTGTACCGATGCTGCCGAGGATCAGGGTCAAGTTCCCCAATCTGGTG CATTTCATCTTCCTGGAAGCCAACATCAGCCGCCTGCCGCAGCTGGCCGCCCTGGCTCAGGTTCGGCGACTGGATCAGCTGACCGTCCACCCGCAGGGCAACCCGGTGGTGGGCCTGGCACTGTGGCGGTCCTTCGTCATCTACCGCCTCCACCACTTTAACCTGCAGCggatcaacgggcaggag GTCACCATGAATGACGTCATTGCCGCCGAGCGGGTCTTTGGGACGCTGGGCCACGTGGCTGCCACCGAGACGCCGCGCTGCCGCCTCCTCGTGCTGCTGGAGGAGTCGAG GAAGCGGCAGCTGCAGTTCCTGTTGGAGGGGCGCGGCCGGCGCGCGGGGCTCAGCCCGGAGGAACTGCGGGACAACGGGAAGCTGGTGGGCGAAGGCCTTAGCCGAGCGCTCTTCAACTATCCCAGCCGGGACGGCAGCACGGACAGCCCGGAG GAAGGCACCACGGAGGCGTCGCAGCGCGCCGCCACAGTGGACCTCTACCTCCAGGACCTGGTGCGCCGGGCGTCCGAGACCAACGTTAAGGGCGAGGTCCTGCACCGCCTCTGGCCCGCCATGTTCTCCGAGATGGTGCGCGACTGCGTCCTGGAGATGAGCGACCGAGCGGCCTTTCGCCAAGCCAGCCTTGCTAAGCTGTCCAAGTGA
- the LOC133498218 gene encoding leucine-rich repeat-containing protein 49 isoform X3, giving the protein MESERTRKHRNDDLVFLTPMVSSCKLRPKTVKPLPERGQRMVTFHDSLKETCLNFMAKCPHHPESPAPYQKLLQYGAPCSFPTVHLGTIEARNKSHTLSHSAGTRYFRIASQSKSAGCSGAYRFNATSGFPIIHFHWDNATSSLQRIDLDRRCLDECPQLGVMDDLQVLNLQHNLITSISQLSLLRRLVVLNLYDNHIADMSGIEALNSLRILNLANNRIHKISRLDNLSQLNILDLHHNQICKMENLSHLTELQVLNLAGNNITRVENLQGLDCLVELNLRHNCISVVAEVDRLPCLRRLFLSCNNISSLHQLGCSGESLTLSELTLDGNPVALETWYKPAVLRCVLHLQQLDMKRITDEDRRMAGVQARKEEEKKKESHKQTIHKEKRRLAIRNAAHQWEGVVAACMELLPPSATTNGAKEEVSPDNSPAHCPTQTNGLAQEPSPDEPRRVSPGFGPERVTSGPDSRLRTNSRPNSPRDPKLTEAGSVTSLSLSESHLAELDGDTLRLFGLGALDALERGWGAQTAGAVTVMAFRYIHFDAIVPMLPRIRVKFPNLVHFIFLEANISRLPQLAALAQVRRLDQLTVHPQGNPVVGLALWRSFVIYRLHHFNLQRINGQEVTMNDVIAAERVFGTLGHVAATETPRCRLLVLLEESRKRQLQFLLEGRGRRAGLSPEELRDNGKLVGEGLSRALFNYPSRDGSTDSPEEGTTEASQRAATVDLYLQDLVRRASETNVKGEVLHRLWPAMFSEMVRDCVLEMSDRAAFRQASLAKLSK; this is encoded by the exons ATGGAGTCGGAGCGCACACGGAAACACAGAAACGACGACTTGGTCTTTCTCACACCCATG GTCAGTAGCTGCAAGTTGCGTCCAAAGACTGTCAAACCACTACCAGAGAGAGGCCAACGGATG gTCACCTTCCATGATTCTTTAAAGGAGACATGTCTGAATTTTATGGCAAAATGTCCTCATCACCCAG AGTCCCCAGCTCCCTATCAAAAACTGTTGCAATATGGCGCCCCCTGCAGTTTCCCCACAGTTCATTTGGGGACAATTGAGGCTCGGAACAAATCTCACACCTTATCCCACAGTGCTGGGACCAGATACTTCCGCATTGCATCACAGTCCAAGTCAGCAG GTTGCTCTGGAGCATATCGTTTCAATGCCACCTCTGGTTTCCCCATTATTCACTTCCATTGGGACAATGCAACATCCTCTCTTCAACGAATTGACTTGGACAG GCGCTGTCTAGATGAGTGCCCACAGTTGGGCGTCATGGACGACCTTCAAGTGCTCAACCTGCAGCACAATCTGATCACCAGCATCAGCCAGCTGTCACTTCTGAGGCGGCTCGTCGTCCTCAATTTGTACGACAACCACATTGCTGACATGAGCGGTATCGAAGCCCTCAACTCCCTCAGGATCCTCAATTTGGCCAATAACAG GATCCATAAAATATCTCGCTTGGAcaacctatcccagctcaaCATTCTGGATTTGCATCACAATCAG ATCTGCAAGATGGAGAACTTGAGCCATCTGACAGAGCTACAAGTGTTGAATCTGGCTGGGAACAACATCACCCGAGTGGAGAACCTCCAAGGCCTGGACTGTTTGGTGGAGCTCAATCTACGACACAACTGCATATCTGTTGTG GCCGAGGTGGACCGCCTGCCCTGCTTACGGCGCCTCTTTCTCAGCTGCAATAACATCAGCAG TCTTCACCAGCTAGGCTGCTCCGGGGAGTCGCTCACCCTTTCCGAGCTCACCCTGGATGGGAACCCTGTAGCCCTGGAGACATGGTACAAGCCGGCTGTCCTGCGTTGTGTGCTTCACCTCCAACAGCTGGACATGAAGCGCATCACG GACGAAGATCGGCGCATGGCTGGTGTACAGGCCcggaaagaagaggaaaagaagaaggagagtcACAAGCAGACCATTCATAAG GAGAAGCGGCGTCTTGCCATCCGTAATGCGGCACATCAGTGGGAGGGCGTTGTCGCCGCCTGCATGGAGCTGCTGCCTCCGTCAGCAACAACAAACGGTGCCAAAGAAGAAGTCAGCCCGGACAACAGCCCCGCTCACTGCCCCACGCAAACCAATGGCCTGGCTCAGGAGCCTTCGCCGGACGAGCCACG ACGGGTCAGTCCAGGATTTGGACCAGAACGGGTGACAAGTGGGCCCGATAGCCGTTTGCGCACCAACAGCCGTCCAAACAGCCCTCGAGATCCAAA GCTCACGGAGGCAGGGAGCGTGACGAGCTTGTCGCTGTCTGAGAGTCATCTGGCCGAACTGGACGGCGACACCCTGCGCTTGTTCGGCCTCGGAGCCCTGGACGCGCTGGAGAGGGGTTGGGGGGCGCAGACAGCTGGCGCTGTCACCGTCATGGCCTTCCGCTACATCCACTTTGACGCCATTGTACCGATGCTGCCGAGGATCAGGGTCAAGTTCCCCAATCTGGTG CATTTCATCTTCCTGGAAGCCAACATCAGCCGCCTGCCGCAGCTGGCCGCCCTGGCTCAGGTTCGGCGACTGGATCAGCTGACCGTCCACCCGCAGGGCAACCCGGTGGTGGGCCTGGCACTGTGGCGGTCCTTCGTCATCTACCGCCTCCACCACTTTAACCTGCAGCggatcaacgggcaggag GTCACCATGAATGACGTCATTGCCGCCGAGCGGGTCTTTGGGACGCTGGGCCACGTGGCTGCCACCGAGACGCCGCGCTGCCGCCTCCTCGTGCTGCTGGAGGAGTCGAG GAAGCGGCAGCTGCAGTTCCTGTTGGAGGGGCGCGGCCGGCGCGCGGGGCTCAGCCCGGAGGAACTGCGGGACAACGGGAAGCTGGTGGGCGAAGGCCTTAGCCGAGCGCTCTTCAACTATCCCAGCCGGGACGGCAGCACGGACAGCCCGGAG GAAGGCACCACGGAGGCGTCGCAGCGCGCCGCCACAGTGGACCTCTACCTCCAGGACCTGGTGCGCCGGGCGTCCGAGACCAACGTTAAGGGCGAGGTCCTGCACCGCCTCTGGCCCGCCATGTTCTCCGAGATGGTGCGCGACTGCGTCCTGGAGATGAGCGACCGAGCGGCCTTTCGCCAAGCCAGCCTTGCTAAGCTGTCCAAGTGA
- the LOC133498218 gene encoding leucine-rich repeat-containing protein 49 isoform X2 — MESERTRKHRNDDLVFLTPMVCYTYGGWLEVFYLKFYLIQHNVSSCKLRPKTVKPLPERGQRMVTFHDSLKETCLNFMAKCPHHPESPAPYQKLLQYGAPCSFPTVHLGTIEARNKSHTLSHSAGTRYFRIASQSKSAGCSGAYRFNATSGFPIIHFHWDNATSSLQRIDLDRRCLDECPQLGVMDDLQVLNLQHNLITSISQLSLLRRLVVLNLYDNHIADMSGIEALNSLRILNLANNRIHKISRLDNLSQLNILDLHHNQICKMENLSHLTELQVLNLAGNNITRVENLQGLDCLVELNLRHNCISVVAEVDRLPCLRRLFLSCNNISSLHQLGCSGESLTLSELTLDGNPVALETWYKPAVLRCVLHLQQLDMKRITDEDRRMAGVQARKEEEKKKESHKQTIHKEKRRLAIRNAAHQWEGVVAACMELLPPSATTNGAKEEVSPDNSPAHCPTQTNGLAQEPSPDEPRRVSPGFGPERVTSGPDSRLRTNSRPNSPRDPKLTEAGSVTSLSLSESHLAELDGDTLRLFGLGALDALERGWGAQTAGAVTVMAFRYIHFDAIVPMLPRIRVKFPNLVHFIFLEANISRLPQLAALAQVRRLDQLTVHPQGNPVVGLALWRSFVIYRLHHFNLQRINGQEVTMNDVIAAERVFGTLGHVAATETPRCRLLVLLEESRKRQLQFLLEGRGRRAGLSPEELRDNGKLVGEGLSRALFNYPSRDGSTDSPEVSRCIGTCRLSVRPSIHPSIHPSIHPSVSIALVFIFVSGRHHGGVAARRHSGPLPPGPGAPGVRDQR, encoded by the exons ATGGAGTCGGAGCGCACACGGAAACACAGAAACGACGACTTGGTCTTTCTCACACCCATGGTTTGTTATACATACGGTGGCTGGCTTGAAGTATTCTACCTGAAGTTCTACTTAATTCAACATAAC GTCAGTAGCTGCAAGTTGCGTCCAAAGACTGTCAAACCACTACCAGAGAGAGGCCAACGGATG gTCACCTTCCATGATTCTTTAAAGGAGACATGTCTGAATTTTATGGCAAAATGTCCTCATCACCCAG AGTCCCCAGCTCCCTATCAAAAACTGTTGCAATATGGCGCCCCCTGCAGTTTCCCCACAGTTCATTTGGGGACAATTGAGGCTCGGAACAAATCTCACACCTTATCCCACAGTGCTGGGACCAGATACTTCCGCATTGCATCACAGTCCAAGTCAGCAG GTTGCTCTGGAGCATATCGTTTCAATGCCACCTCTGGTTTCCCCATTATTCACTTCCATTGGGACAATGCAACATCCTCTCTTCAACGAATTGACTTGGACAG GCGCTGTCTAGATGAGTGCCCACAGTTGGGCGTCATGGACGACCTTCAAGTGCTCAACCTGCAGCACAATCTGATCACCAGCATCAGCCAGCTGTCACTTCTGAGGCGGCTCGTCGTCCTCAATTTGTACGACAACCACATTGCTGACATGAGCGGTATCGAAGCCCTCAACTCCCTCAGGATCCTCAATTTGGCCAATAACAG GATCCATAAAATATCTCGCTTGGAcaacctatcccagctcaaCATTCTGGATTTGCATCACAATCAG ATCTGCAAGATGGAGAACTTGAGCCATCTGACAGAGCTACAAGTGTTGAATCTGGCTGGGAACAACATCACCCGAGTGGAGAACCTCCAAGGCCTGGACTGTTTGGTGGAGCTCAATCTACGACACAACTGCATATCTGTTGTG GCCGAGGTGGACCGCCTGCCCTGCTTACGGCGCCTCTTTCTCAGCTGCAATAACATCAGCAG TCTTCACCAGCTAGGCTGCTCCGGGGAGTCGCTCACCCTTTCCGAGCTCACCCTGGATGGGAACCCTGTAGCCCTGGAGACATGGTACAAGCCGGCTGTCCTGCGTTGTGTGCTTCACCTCCAACAGCTGGACATGAAGCGCATCACG GACGAAGATCGGCGCATGGCTGGTGTACAGGCCcggaaagaagaggaaaagaagaaggagagtcACAAGCAGACCATTCATAAG GAGAAGCGGCGTCTTGCCATCCGTAATGCGGCACATCAGTGGGAGGGCGTTGTCGCCGCCTGCATGGAGCTGCTGCCTCCGTCAGCAACAACAAACGGTGCCAAAGAAGAAGTCAGCCCGGACAACAGCCCCGCTCACTGCCCCACGCAAACCAATGGCCTGGCTCAGGAGCCTTCGCCGGACGAGCCACG ACGGGTCAGTCCAGGATTTGGACCAGAACGGGTGACAAGTGGGCCCGATAGCCGTTTGCGCACCAACAGCCGTCCAAACAGCCCTCGAGATCCAAA GCTCACGGAGGCAGGGAGCGTGACGAGCTTGTCGCTGTCTGAGAGTCATCTGGCCGAACTGGACGGCGACACCCTGCGCTTGTTCGGCCTCGGAGCCCTGGACGCGCTGGAGAGGGGTTGGGGGGCGCAGACAGCTGGCGCTGTCACCGTCATGGCCTTCCGCTACATCCACTTTGACGCCATTGTACCGATGCTGCCGAGGATCAGGGTCAAGTTCCCCAATCTGGTG CATTTCATCTTCCTGGAAGCCAACATCAGCCGCCTGCCGCAGCTGGCCGCCCTGGCTCAGGTTCGGCGACTGGATCAGCTGACCGTCCACCCGCAGGGCAACCCGGTGGTGGGCCTGGCACTGTGGCGGTCCTTCGTCATCTACCGCCTCCACCACTTTAACCTGCAGCggatcaacgggcaggag GTCACCATGAATGACGTCATTGCCGCCGAGCGGGTCTTTGGGACGCTGGGCCACGTGGCTGCCACCGAGACGCCGCGCTGCCGCCTCCTCGTGCTGCTGGAGGAGTCGAG GAAGCGGCAGCTGCAGTTCCTGTTGGAGGGGCGCGGCCGGCGCGCGGGGCTCAGCCCGGAGGAACTGCGGGACAACGGGAAGCTGGTGGGCGAAGGCCTTAGCCGAGCGCTCTTCAACTATCCCAGCCGGGACGGCAGCACGGACAGCCCGGAGGTTAGCAGATGTATTGGGACATgccgtctgtccgtccgtccatccatccatccatccatccatccatccatccatccatccgtttctaTAGcacttgtcttcatttttgtgtCAG GAAGGCACCACGGAGGCGTCGCAGCGCGCCGCCACAGTGGACCTCTACCTCCAGGACCTGGTGCGCCGGGCGTCCGAGACCAACGTTAA
- the LOC133498218 gene encoding leucine-rich repeat-containing protein 49 isoform X1, protein MESERTRKHRNDDLVFLTPMVCYTYGGWLEVFYLKFYLIQHNVSSCKLRPKTVKPLPERGQRMVTFHDSLKETCLNFMAKCPHHPESPAPYQKLLQYGAPCSFPTVHLGTIEARNKSHTLSHSAGTRYFRIASQSKSAGCSGAYRFNATSGFPIIHFHWDNATSSLQRIDLDRRCLDECPQLGVMDDLQVLNLQHNLITSISQLSLLRRLVVLNLYDNHIADMSGIEALNSLRILNLANNRIHKISRLDNLSQLNILDLHHNQICKMENLSHLTELQVLNLAGNNITRVENLQGLDCLVELNLRHNCISVVAEVDRLPCLRRLFLSCNNISSLHQLGCSGESLTLSELTLDGNPVALETWYKPAVLRCVLHLQQLDMKRITDEDRRMAGVQARKEEEKKKESHKQTIHKEKRRLAIRNAAHQWEGVVAACMELLPPSATTNGAKEEVSPDNSPAHCPTQTNGLAQEPSPDEPRRVSPGFGPERVTSGPDSRLRTNSRPNSPRDPKLTEAGSVTSLSLSESHLAELDGDTLRLFGLGALDALERGWGAQTAGAVTVMAFRYIHFDAIVPMLPRIRVKFPNLVHFIFLEANISRLPQLAALAQVRRLDQLTVHPQGNPVVGLALWRSFVIYRLHHFNLQRINGQEVTMNDVIAAERVFGTLGHVAATETPRCRLLVLLEESRKRQLQFLLEGRGRRAGLSPEELRDNGKLVGEGLSRALFNYPSRDGSTDSPEEGTTEASQRAATVDLYLQDLVRRASETNVKGEVLHRLWPAMFSEMVRDCVLEMSDRAAFRQASLAKLSK, encoded by the exons ATGGAGTCGGAGCGCACACGGAAACACAGAAACGACGACTTGGTCTTTCTCACACCCATGGTTTGTTATACATACGGTGGCTGGCTTGAAGTATTCTACCTGAAGTTCTACTTAATTCAACATAAC GTCAGTAGCTGCAAGTTGCGTCCAAAGACTGTCAAACCACTACCAGAGAGAGGCCAACGGATG gTCACCTTCCATGATTCTTTAAAGGAGACATGTCTGAATTTTATGGCAAAATGTCCTCATCACCCAG AGTCCCCAGCTCCCTATCAAAAACTGTTGCAATATGGCGCCCCCTGCAGTTTCCCCACAGTTCATTTGGGGACAATTGAGGCTCGGAACAAATCTCACACCTTATCCCACAGTGCTGGGACCAGATACTTCCGCATTGCATCACAGTCCAAGTCAGCAG GTTGCTCTGGAGCATATCGTTTCAATGCCACCTCTGGTTTCCCCATTATTCACTTCCATTGGGACAATGCAACATCCTCTCTTCAACGAATTGACTTGGACAG GCGCTGTCTAGATGAGTGCCCACAGTTGGGCGTCATGGACGACCTTCAAGTGCTCAACCTGCAGCACAATCTGATCACCAGCATCAGCCAGCTGTCACTTCTGAGGCGGCTCGTCGTCCTCAATTTGTACGACAACCACATTGCTGACATGAGCGGTATCGAAGCCCTCAACTCCCTCAGGATCCTCAATTTGGCCAATAACAG GATCCATAAAATATCTCGCTTGGAcaacctatcccagctcaaCATTCTGGATTTGCATCACAATCAG ATCTGCAAGATGGAGAACTTGAGCCATCTGACAGAGCTACAAGTGTTGAATCTGGCTGGGAACAACATCACCCGAGTGGAGAACCTCCAAGGCCTGGACTGTTTGGTGGAGCTCAATCTACGACACAACTGCATATCTGTTGTG GCCGAGGTGGACCGCCTGCCCTGCTTACGGCGCCTCTTTCTCAGCTGCAATAACATCAGCAG TCTTCACCAGCTAGGCTGCTCCGGGGAGTCGCTCACCCTTTCCGAGCTCACCCTGGATGGGAACCCTGTAGCCCTGGAGACATGGTACAAGCCGGCTGTCCTGCGTTGTGTGCTTCACCTCCAACAGCTGGACATGAAGCGCATCACG GACGAAGATCGGCGCATGGCTGGTGTACAGGCCcggaaagaagaggaaaagaagaaggagagtcACAAGCAGACCATTCATAAG GAGAAGCGGCGTCTTGCCATCCGTAATGCGGCACATCAGTGGGAGGGCGTTGTCGCCGCCTGCATGGAGCTGCTGCCTCCGTCAGCAACAACAAACGGTGCCAAAGAAGAAGTCAGCCCGGACAACAGCCCCGCTCACTGCCCCACGCAAACCAATGGCCTGGCTCAGGAGCCTTCGCCGGACGAGCCACG ACGGGTCAGTCCAGGATTTGGACCAGAACGGGTGACAAGTGGGCCCGATAGCCGTTTGCGCACCAACAGCCGTCCAAACAGCCCTCGAGATCCAAA GCTCACGGAGGCAGGGAGCGTGACGAGCTTGTCGCTGTCTGAGAGTCATCTGGCCGAACTGGACGGCGACACCCTGCGCTTGTTCGGCCTCGGAGCCCTGGACGCGCTGGAGAGGGGTTGGGGGGCGCAGACAGCTGGCGCTGTCACCGTCATGGCCTTCCGCTACATCCACTTTGACGCCATTGTACCGATGCTGCCGAGGATCAGGGTCAAGTTCCCCAATCTGGTG CATTTCATCTTCCTGGAAGCCAACATCAGCCGCCTGCCGCAGCTGGCCGCCCTGGCTCAGGTTCGGCGACTGGATCAGCTGACCGTCCACCCGCAGGGCAACCCGGTGGTGGGCCTGGCACTGTGGCGGTCCTTCGTCATCTACCGCCTCCACCACTTTAACCTGCAGCggatcaacgggcaggag GTCACCATGAATGACGTCATTGCCGCCGAGCGGGTCTTTGGGACGCTGGGCCACGTGGCTGCCACCGAGACGCCGCGCTGCCGCCTCCTCGTGCTGCTGGAGGAGTCGAG GAAGCGGCAGCTGCAGTTCCTGTTGGAGGGGCGCGGCCGGCGCGCGGGGCTCAGCCCGGAGGAACTGCGGGACAACGGGAAGCTGGTGGGCGAAGGCCTTAGCCGAGCGCTCTTCAACTATCCCAGCCGGGACGGCAGCACGGACAGCCCGGAG GAAGGCACCACGGAGGCGTCGCAGCGCGCCGCCACAGTGGACCTCTACCTCCAGGACCTGGTGCGCCGGGCGTCCGAGACCAACGTTAAGGGCGAGGTCCTGCACCGCCTCTGGCCCGCCATGTTCTCCGAGATGGTGCGCGACTGCGTCCTGGAGATGAGCGACCGAGCGGCCTTTCGCCAAGCCAGCCTTGCTAAGCTGTCCAAGTGA